From [Clostridium] symbiosum, a single genomic window includes:
- a CDS encoding efflux RND transporter permease subunit, with protein MGLTRSVLKRPVTTILAVLCLIVFGISSVFSSKLELTPEMEMPMVVVFAVYPGANPEDVDQLVTKPIEDEIGTLNGIKSVNSYSNENMSMVLLQYEYGTDMDKAYSDLKKKTDAMKNSLPDDVDTPTIMEFNINDQATMYLAVNNDKADNLYNYVDEKIVPEIEKISSVASVDISGGREEYIKVEVIPEKLKQYHLNINSLVTAVASANLAYPAGSTEVGSQSLSVTTGVDFKDMESLKRIPITLGNGNTIYLEDVANINSTLKDAAGIGRYNGKDTIALGVKKQQKSSAMEVSKAVNRTISHLTEVNPDLEIVVVNDNSDQINSSLISVLQTMIAAVIISMVIIFLFFGDLKASLIVGTSIPVSILAALVMMRVMGFSLNVITLGSLVLGVGMMVDNSIVVLESCFRSTKGKGFNEFHKAALEGSSIVIQSIIGSTATTCVVFLPLAFLSGMTGQMFKPLGFTIVFCMVASLISAMTIVPLCYTMYRPKERNNAPLSGLVEKMQNGYRNIMKSLLPKKKTVMFTTVGLLVISIFLATQLKMELMPANDQGTVSITVELRPGLGIEKANEILTKVEDYVSKDEDVESYMLSYGSSGLSIGGGSSASLTAYLKDDRKRTTNEVVDEWRPVLTMIPDTNITLSSQSAMSMMGGGNDGVEYILQSTQYDELKEASDKIVQALKHRSEVTRIHSSLENSAPVVKIDVDPLKAAAEGLTPAQVGGTVNLMLSGKEATTLDVDGGEISVMVEYPDGEYDAIDQVKGIVLDTPTGGSVALTDIADIYFKDSPQNIIRSDKEYQVTITGDFVKGIAKDDQDALETTIYKEVVLPNMSESITRAQNSMDEAMAEEFSALAGAIALAIFLIFVVMAAQFESPKFSIMVMTTIPFSLIGSFGLMFLADATISMPSLLGFLMLVGTVVNNGILYVDTANQYRSDMDRDTALIEAGATRLRPILMTTLTTVVAMIPMALAIGDSGEMMQGMALVNVGGLMASTTLSLLMLPIYYTLMNRGHREELDVD; from the coding sequence ATGGGATTAACAAGAAGCGTCCTGAAACGCCCGGTCACAACGATCCTGGCAGTTCTTTGTCTGATCGTATTTGGTATTTCATCCGTTTTTTCATCAAAACTGGAGCTGACTCCGGAGATGGAAATGCCGATGGTGGTAGTATTTGCTGTTTATCCGGGGGCCAACCCGGAGGACGTTGACCAACTGGTTACCAAACCGATAGAAGATGAGATTGGAACACTGAACGGCATTAAATCCGTAAACAGCTATTCCAATGAAAATATGTCCATGGTCCTTTTGCAGTATGAATACGGCACGGATATGGATAAAGCGTACTCCGACTTAAAGAAAAAGACGGATGCCATGAAGAACAGCCTGCCGGACGATGTGGATACCCCGACAATCATGGAGTTCAATATCAACGACCAGGCAACCATGTATCTGGCCGTCAACAATGACAAGGCAGATAACCTTTATAACTATGTGGACGAGAAAATCGTTCCCGAGATTGAGAAAATTTCTTCCGTTGCCAGCGTGGACATCAGCGGCGGACGTGAAGAGTACATCAAGGTGGAAGTGATTCCGGAGAAGCTCAAACAGTATCACCTGAACATAAATTCCCTGGTTACGGCCGTAGCATCCGCCAACCTGGCATATCCGGCCGGAAGCACCGAGGTGGGAAGTCAGAGCCTTTCCGTCACCACGGGTGTGGATTTTAAAGATATGGAGAGCCTGAAACGGATCCCGATCACACTTGGTAACGGCAATACCATTTACCTTGAAGATGTGGCGAACATCAACTCCACACTTAAGGACGCGGCCGGTATCGGACGCTATAACGGTAAGGATACCATTGCCCTTGGCGTAAAAAAACAGCAGAAAAGTTCGGCGATGGAGGTATCCAAAGCAGTTAACAGAACAATTTCTCATTTAACTGAAGTAAACCCAGACCTTGAAATCGTTGTAGTAAATGACAACAGTGATCAGATCAACAGTTCGCTGATCAGCGTGCTGCAGACGATGATAGCGGCAGTCATCATTTCCATGGTGATTATTTTCCTGTTCTTCGGAGACCTGAAGGCGTCCCTGATCGTAGGTACGTCCATTCCCGTGTCAATCCTGGCGGCTCTCGTCATGATGAGGGTAATGGGATTTTCGCTCAACGTTATCACGCTGGGCAGCCTGGTGCTGGGCGTCGGTATGATGGTAGATAACTCCATCGTAGTTTTGGAGAGCTGTTTCCGTTCAACAAAGGGAAAAGGATTCAACGAATTCCACAAGGCGGCCCTGGAAGGCAGCAGCATTGTGATTCAGTCCATCATCGGTTCGACGGCCACAACCTGCGTTGTATTCCTGCCGCTGGCATTCCTGTCCGGTATGACGGGACAGATGTTTAAACCGCTTGGCTTTACGATTGTATTCTGTATGGTTGCATCCCTGATTTCCGCTATGACCATCGTGCCGTTGTGCTACACGATGTACCGGCCGAAGGAACGAAATAACGCACCTCTTTCCGGTCTCGTGGAGAAGATGCAGAATGGATACAGAAACATCATGAAATCGCTTCTTCCGAAGAAGAAAACGGTTATGTTTACGACAGTCGGCTTGCTGGTTATTTCCATTTTTCTTGCAACCCAGCTTAAAATGGAGCTGATGCCTGCTAACGACCAGGGTACCGTCTCCATAACGGTAGAACTTAGGCCGGGGTTGGGAATTGAGAAGGCCAATGAAATACTGACCAAAGTGGAAGATTACGTCTCCAAAGACGAGGATGTGGAGTCCTACATGCTCTCCTACGGAAGCAGCGGACTCAGTATTGGAGGAGGTTCGTCGGCATCCCTGACAGCCTACTTAAAAGATGACAGAAAACGGACTACGAATGAGGTGGTGGATGAGTGGAGACCGGTTCTTACCATGATTCCGGACACCAATATTACACTGTCCTCCCAGAGCGCAATGAGCATGATGGGCGGTGGAAATGACGGAGTAGAGTATATTCTGCAGAGTACCCAGTATGACGAGTTGAAAGAGGCGTCGGATAAGATTGTCCAGGCGCTGAAGCACCGCTCCGAAGTTACAAGAATCCATTCATCCCTGGAAAACTCCGCGCCGGTAGTAAAGATTGATGTGGATCCGCTGAAGGCGGCGGCCGAGGGACTGACCCCTGCACAGGTGGGCGGTACGGTCAATCTGATGCTGAGCGGCAAGGAAGCCACCACGCTGGATGTGGACGGCGGCGAGATCAGTGTCATGGTGGAGTATCCCGACGGGGAATACGATGCCATCGACCAGGTAAAGGGTATCGTGTTAGACACACCGACAGGCGGTTCCGTAGCCCTGACCGACATTGCCGATATATATTTTAAAGACAGCCCGCAGAACATTATCAGAAGCGATAAAGAGTATCAGGTAACAATTACAGGCGATTTTGTAAAGGGAATTGCCAAAGATGATCAGGATGCACTTGAAACCACGATTTATAAAGAGGTGGTGCTTCCAAACATGTCCGAGAGCATTACAAGAGCCCAGAACAGCATGGATGAAGCGATGGCGGAAGAATTCTCCGCACTGGCAGGTGCGATTGCCCTTGCTATCTTCCTGATTTTCGTAGTTATGGCGGCCCAGTTTGAGTCACCGAAGTTCTCAATCATGGTTATGACGACAATCCCGTTCAGCCTGATTGGTTCATTCGGCCTCATGTTCCTGGCCGATGCGACCATCAGTATGCCGTCCCTTCTGGGATTCCTGATGCTGGTCGGTACGGTTGTTAACAACGGTATTCTCTATGTGGATACGGCCAACCAGTACAGAAGCGATATGGATCGTGATACGGCCCTGATTGAAGCCGGAGCGACAAGGCTCCGTCCTATCCTCATGACAACTCTGACGACCGTTGTAGCCATGATTCCTATGGCTCTTGCAATCGGTGACAGCGGTGAGATGATGCAGGGCATGGCCCTTGTAAATGTGGGCGGCCTGATGGCATCCACGACATTATCCCTTTTAATGCTGCCGATTTACTACACTCTGATGAACAGAGGCCACAGGGAAGAATTGGATGTGGATTAA
- a CDS encoding efflux RND transporter periplasmic adaptor subunit gives MKKKSVIITAVVIVAAAAIIVPRFLKPKEQVVAASIPLVSIQKPEIGNIELFTGLTGTVEPSDIVYIIPKVAGEVTDVYVKAGDYVEEGQKLLHIDTKQVDGAKIQLDTASVSLQDANTNLQRMSVLLQSGDISQQQYEQVQSSAKLAKLQYDAAKLAYDNQIEFSTITAPIGGLVESFNVEVHDNVAQSNVLCVISGEGTKAVSFNVTERVVNGLSMGDPIRVEKNGSEYHGVITEISSMVDASTGLFKVKASLEGADALATGAQVKLYVTSSKAENVMMVPTDAIYYQGGNAMVYTYKDNAVHEVPVEVGIYDADKTEITDGLTAEDDVIVTWSSELFEGSQVDILGETAGADTAGEADGASTDTTENTTENTTEADAK, from the coding sequence ATGAAGAAAAAAAGTGTAATCATTACAGCCGTAGTGATTGTGGCAGCAGCGGCAATTATCGTGCCCAGGTTCTTAAAGCCGAAGGAGCAGGTGGTGGCAGCATCCATTCCACTGGTTTCCATACAGAAGCCTGAGATTGGAAATATTGAGCTGTTTACCGGGTTAACCGGTACCGTAGAACCATCTGACATCGTATATATTATACCGAAGGTAGCCGGAGAGGTCACCGATGTCTATGTAAAGGCAGGAGATTATGTGGAGGAAGGACAGAAATTGCTCCATATCGACACCAAACAGGTGGATGGCGCAAAGATCCAGCTGGATACCGCGTCGGTATCTCTCCAGGATGCCAATACAAATCTTCAGAGGATGAGCGTCCTGCTTCAGAGCGGCGATATTTCCCAGCAGCAGTATGAGCAGGTGCAGAGCAGTGCGAAGCTGGCAAAGCTTCAGTATGATGCGGCAAAGCTGGCCTATGACAACCAGATTGAATTCAGCACCATCACGGCCCCTATCGGAGGTCTTGTAGAAAGTTTTAATGTGGAAGTGCATGACAATGTGGCACAGTCCAATGTTCTCTGTGTTATTTCCGGAGAAGGCACAAAAGCGGTATCCTTTAATGTTACCGAGCGTGTTGTAAACGGCCTGAGCATGGGTGATCCAATCAGAGTAGAGAAAAACGGCAGTGAATACCACGGCGTGATCACGGAAATCAGTTCCATGGTAGATGCATCCACAGGCCTTTTCAAGGTAAAAGCATCCCTGGAAGGAGCCGATGCCCTGGCCACGGGAGCGCAGGTAAAACTTTATGTGACATCCAGCAAGGCCGAGAATGTCATGATGGTTCCGACCGACGCCATTTATTATCAGGGCGGAAATGCCATGGTTTATACATATAAAGATAACGCGGTACATGAAGTGCCGGTGGAAGTGGGCATCTACGATGCGGATAAAACAGAGATTACGGACGGCCTTACTGCGGAAGATGATGTAATTGTTACATGGAGTTCCGAGCTGTTTGAAGGTTCACAGGTAGATATCCTGGGAGAGACAGCCGGAGCGGATACTGCCGGCGAAGCAGACGGCGCATCAACAGACACGACAGAAAACACGACAGAAAACACGACAGAAGCAGATGCGAAATAA
- a CDS encoding TetR/AcrR family transcriptional regulator, with protein MPTERFYRLPDEKKRIICSAAVKEFARVPVDKVSINQIIKEAEISRGSFYTYFEDKWDLLGCIFEDSQNRLREFCREALTESDGDIWKMLEKLLLKTLDYCSGKEQFAFIKSVMCHTGSEEILKGFSERINNAYGHKNEEIEHWIYENTDKRLMAARDYEEFHCFFQLAMFNIAMEIKSYFEEVPVERIKERFAIKLQILKYGICNSGSEGRAGN; from the coding sequence ATGCCAACAGAACGGTTTTACAGGCTCCCGGACGAGAAAAAGAGAATTATCTGCAGCGCAGCGGTAAAAGAGTTTGCGCGTGTTCCGGTTGATAAGGTGTCTATCAACCAGATTATCAAGGAAGCGGAGATCTCCAGGGGAAGTTTCTATACATATTTTGAAGATAAATGGGATCTTCTGGGCTGTATCTTTGAGGACAGCCAGAACAGGCTCAGGGAATTCTGCAGGGAAGCGCTGACGGAGTCGGATGGAGATATCTGGAAGATGCTTGAGAAACTGCTGCTGAAAACGCTTGACTATTGTTCCGGAAAAGAGCAGTTCGCATTTATCAAAAGCGTGATGTGCCACACGGGTTCGGAAGAGATCTTAAAGGGCTTTTCGGAAAGAATCAACAATGCATACGGGCATAAAAATGAAGAAATCGAGCATTGGATTTACGAAAACACTGACAAACGGCTTATGGCAGCCAGGGATTATGAAGAATTCCACTGCTTTTTCCAGCTTGCGATGTTCAATATCGCCATGGAAATAAAGTCTTATTTTGAAGAAGTGCCGGTGGAAAGGATTAAGGAGCGTTTTGCCATCAAACTGCAGATTCTGAAATACGGGATATGCAACAGCGGCTCGGAAGGACGGGCGGGGAATTGA
- a CDS encoding aldo/keto reductase, whose translation MTFKELYLSGQIEFEEIDRHISRWNNSDDERTLAKYLGLNAEEEDVWIEESDEALQDMLDSYEKVAGTPVTLGRTGIIVNKNGFGALPMQRVSVEAAGSLLKKAYAAGIRFFDTARDYTDSEEKIGYALSDVREKIYIATKTSAKTVEKFWADLETSLHNLKTDYVDIYQFHNPAFCPKPGDGSGLYEAMLEAKAQGKIRYIGITNHRMAVAEEAVESGLYDTLQFPFNYLSTEREIALADACLKQNVGFIAMKGLSGGLITDSAVIYAWMLNYENVLPIWGVQRESELDEFVSYIGNPPELTEERKAVIEKDRNELAGSFCRACGYCLPCPAGIEINMCARMSLLLRRMPPEEFLTEEGQAKMKKIEDCIHCGQCKSKCPYGLDTPTLLEDNYKDYQEVLAGKSVKN comes from the coding sequence ATGACATTTAAAGAGTTATATTTGTCGGGCCAGATAGAGTTTGAAGAGATCGACCGCCATATTTCCAGATGGAACAATTCCGATGACGAGAGGACGCTGGCCAAATACCTCGGGCTCAACGCAGAGGAGGAGGACGTTTGGATCGAGGAAAGCGATGAGGCGCTCCAGGACATGCTGGATTCTTATGAAAAAGTCGCCGGAACTCCGGTGACGCTCGGGAGAACCGGAATTATCGTCAATAAGAACGGCTTTGGCGCTCTTCCGATGCAGAGAGTGTCGGTGGAGGCAGCCGGCAGCCTGCTTAAGAAAGCTTATGCAGCCGGAATCCGTTTCTTTGATACGGCGAGGGATTACACCGACAGCGAGGAAAAAATCGGATATGCGCTGAGTGACGTGAGGGAAAAAATTTATATTGCTACAAAGACATCGGCGAAAACAGTGGAGAAATTCTGGGCCGATCTTGAAACAAGTTTACATAATTTAAAAACAGACTATGTGGATATTTACCAGTTCCACAATCCTGCGTTCTGTCCGAAGCCGGGGGACGGCAGCGGCCTCTATGAAGCGATGCTGGAGGCAAAGGCTCAGGGGAAGATCCGGTATATCGGTATCACAAACCACAGAATGGCCGTGGCTGAAGAGGCGGTGGAATCGGGGCTATACGATACGCTGCAGTTCCCGTTTAACTATCTTTCCACAGAGAGGGAAATTGCACTGGCGGATGCCTGCCTGAAGCAGAATGTGGGCTTTATTGCCATGAAGGGCCTTTCCGGCGGACTTATTACCGATTCAGCCGTGATTTATGCGTGGATGCTCAACTATGAAAATGTACTTCCTATCTGGGGCGTGCAGCGGGAGAGTGAGCTGGACGAGTTCGTCAGCTATATTGGTAATCCCCCCGAACTGACGGAGGAGAGAAAGGCAGTGATTGAGAAAGACAGGAATGAGCTGGCTGGATCCTTCTGCCGCGCCTGCGGTTACTGTCTGCCGTGCCCGGCCGGAATTGAGATCAATATGTGTGCCAGGATGTCACTTCTTTTAAGACGCATGCCGCCGGAAGAATTTCTGACTGAAGAGGGGCAGGCAAAGATGAAGAAGATTGAGGACTGCATCCATTGCGGACAATGTAAGTCCAAATGTCCGTATGGACTTGACACACCCACCCTTTTGGAGGATAATTACAAAGATTATCAGGAAGTTCTGGCTGGAAAGTCGGTGAAAAACTGA
- a CDS encoding GntR family transcriptional regulator: protein MGNDFEVNMNEYLPLRDVVFNTLRQAILKGELAPGERLMEIQLAEKLGVSRTPIREAIRKLELEGLVLMIPRKGAEVAKISEKSLKDVLEVRRSLEELAIELACQRMTDADLLEMEKAEKVFQDAVDNGNAMEIAETDEAYHDVIYNCTRNTRLVQILNNLREQMYRFRLEYIKDEDKRQILLIEHEKILKALRNRHVAEARAAVREHIDNQEITVLKNIKEQEEE from the coding sequence ATGGGAAACGATTTTGAAGTAAATATGAATGAGTACCTCCCGCTCAGGGATGTCGTATTCAACACACTCCGGCAGGCCATTTTGAAAGGGGAACTGGCTCCGGGAGAAAGACTGATGGAAATACAGCTTGCAGAAAAGCTGGGAGTAAGCAGAACCCCAATCCGTGAGGCCATCAGAAAGCTGGAACTGGAGGGCCTGGTGCTGATGATCCCCCGTAAGGGAGCCGAGGTGGCCAAAATCTCCGAAAAGAGCTTAAAGGATGTTTTAGAGGTGAGACGTTCCCTGGAGGAACTGGCCATTGAACTGGCCTGCCAGAGAATGACGGACGCCGATCTGCTGGAGATGGAGAAGGCGGAAAAGGTGTTTCAGGACGCCGTTGACAATGGAAATGCCATGGAGATTGCCGAGACGGATGAGGCATACCATGATGTAATTTATAATTGCACCAGAAATACAAGGCTGGTACAGATTTTAAACAACCTGCGGGAGCAGATGTACCGTTTCCGTCTGGAATATATTAAGGATGAGGACAAGAGGCAGATTCTTCTGATTGAACACGAGAAGATTTTAAAAGCGCTCAGGAACAGGCATGTGGCCGAGGCCAGGGCGGCTGTGCGCGAACATATTGACAACCAGGAAATTACGGTTCTTAAGAATATAAAGGAGCAGGAAGAAGAATGA
- the ispE gene encoding 4-(cytidine 5'-diphospho)-2-C-methyl-D-erythritol kinase, whose protein sequence is MIKHLGLKAYGKINLGLDVVRKREDGYHEVRMIMQTVRVYDKIDLERSDQPGIRLETNLYYLPDNENNLGYRAAKLLMDEFGVTEGVEIKMKKFIPVAAGMAGGSSDAAAVMFGINKMFSLGLTMEELMERGVKLGADVPYCIMRGTALSEGIGEILTPLPPMPQCQILIAKPPISVSTKFVYENLNLPSLPRDAHPDIDRIAKAISSRDFYGIAENLGNILETVTIPAHPIIREIKEKMMELGAVNALMSGSGPTVFGLFVNPAAAQDAYEEMRYGSGSNLVKQVYLTSFYNVTK, encoded by the coding sequence ATGATAAAGCACCTGGGGCTTAAAGCCTATGGTAAGATTAATCTGGGGCTCGACGTGGTCAGGAAGAGGGAAGACGGTTACCACGAAGTGCGGATGATTATGCAGACGGTGCGCGTATACGACAAGATCGACTTAGAGCGCAGCGATCAGCCTGGAATCAGGCTGGAAACGAACCTTTACTACCTGCCTGACAACGAAAACAACCTGGGATACAGGGCGGCGAAGCTTCTGATGGATGAGTTTGGGGTCACCGAGGGAGTGGAGATTAAGATGAAGAAATTCATCCCTGTGGCGGCCGGCATGGCGGGCGGCAGCAGCGATGCGGCGGCGGTTATGTTTGGAATTAACAAGATGTTCTCACTTGGGCTTACGATGGAAGAACTGATGGAGCGGGGCGTTAAACTGGGAGCGGACGTGCCCTACTGTATTATGAGAGGCACGGCTCTTTCGGAAGGAATTGGGGAAATTCTGACGCCGCTGCCACCGATGCCGCAGTGTCAGATTCTGATTGCTAAGCCGCCAATCAGCGTTTCTACAAAATTTGTTTACGAAAACCTGAATTTACCTTCGCTTCCCCGGGATGCACACCCGGATATTGACAGAATTGCGAAGGCCATATCATCCAGAGATTTTTACGGGATTGCGGAGAATCTGGGAAACATATTGGAGACGGTGACGATTCCGGCCCACCCGATTATCCGTGAAATCAAGGAAAAGATGATGGAACTGGGAGCTGTGAATGCCCTGATGAGCGGGAGCGGCCCAACGGTGTTTGGACTGTTTGTAAATCCGGCTGCCGCCCAGGATGCATATGAGGAGATGCGCTACGGAAGCGGAAGCAATCTTGTAAAGCAGGTATATCTGACCAGCTTCTATAATGTTACAAAATAA
- a CDS encoding YesL family protein, producing MASKLFDYDNPFFMLMSRVWDLMILNFLAVLFCLPVITAGASVTALYYVTLKMAEDRESHIYRSFLKAFKDNFLQSTAINIILWLIGAVLMVDFWYVVLGGTGLPVNPSTGFAGSGAALSGIFSTGSPVRLAMAVIFLALLVMYMFTSLYVYAVQARFVNPVHRTISNAFMMSVRHLPSTVLMVILNAAFFYVAVNYASWLAFWALSGPLYINSVLLCRVFKRYMV from the coding sequence ATGGCATCCAAACTGTTCGATTATGACAATCCCTTCTTCATGCTGATGTCGAGGGTCTGGGATTTAATGATATTGAATTTTCTTGCGGTCCTGTTCTGTCTTCCGGTCATAACGGCCGGGGCGTCAGTGACGGCGTTATATTATGTTACCCTGAAAATGGCGGAGGATCGGGAATCCCATATATACCGGAGTTTTCTCAAGGCATTCAAAGACAATTTCTTACAGTCCACAGCCATTAATATTATACTCTGGCTGATAGGGGCTGTGCTCATGGTAGACTTCTGGTACGTCGTCCTTGGTGGGACAGGACTGCCGGTAAACCCGTCCACCGGTTTTGCTGGTTCAGGGGCCGCTCTGTCGGGAATCTTCTCAACAGGCAGCCCGGTGCGTCTGGCAATGGCGGTGATATTCCTGGCTCTGCTCGTGATGTACATGTTTACATCACTGTACGTATACGCCGTCCAGGCCCGGTTCGTTAATCCTGTACATCGGACGATCAGCAACGCCTTTATGATGTCGGTGCGCCATCTGCCGTCAACGGTATTGATGGTAATCCTAAATGCGGCATTTTTCTATGTTGCGGTTAATTATGCATCCTGGCTGGCCTTCTGGGCGCTTTCCGGGCCGCTTTATATCAATTCGGTCCTGCTTTGCAGGGTGTTCAAGAGGTATATGGTTTAG
- a CDS encoding GNAT family N-acetyltransferase, translated as MTIIKEVTVEGKQYPVTVSDENEALLAAAAAGRAIVGIWDPERGGSGAGFDACLYLIGEPGAADEMLLERAVRRNAGLPWVIAETDRLLIREFTLEDPLEPESPYDGGGVFSDRILRENYIAGQYRFHECGLWALVERQSGAVIGKAGITDGELGYHIYGPFRSQGYALEACGAIIGYAREVLGLRRLVVKTGSENKASANLAQKLGFTLSGSTAEAEEGLLVFDKYL; from the coding sequence ATGACAATTATAAAGGAAGTTACAGTAGAAGGGAAACAATACCCGGTCACTGTTTCGGACGAGAACGAGGCTCTTCTGGCCGCAGCAGCGGCAGGAAGAGCCATTGTTGGAATATGGGATCCGGAACGTGGAGGTTCGGGGGCAGGATTTGACGCCTGCCTGTATCTGATCGGTGAACCCGGCGCGGCGGATGAAATGCTTTTAGAGCGCGCGGTAAGGAGGAATGCCGGGCTGCCGTGGGTTATCGCAGAGACGGACAGACTGCTCATACGGGAATTTACCTTAGAAGATCCGCTGGAACCGGAATCCCCGTACGACGGAGGAGGAGTATTTTCCGATCGGATTCTGAGAGAAAATTATATAGCCGGACAGTACCGCTTTCATGAATGCGGCCTGTGGGCGCTGGTGGAAAGACAAAGCGGAGCCGTCATCGGCAAGGCCGGTATCACGGATGGGGAACTGGGATATCATATCTATGGGCCGTTCCGGTCTCAGGGATACGCCCTGGAGGCCTGCGGCGCAATTATCGGATATGCCCGGGAAGTGTTGGGGCTGAGGCGGCTGGTGGTAAAAACCGGGAGTGAAAATAAGGCGTCGGCCAACCTGGCGCAGAAACTGGGATTTACGTTATCCGGAAGTACTGCGGAAGCGGAGGAAGGACTTCTGGTTTTTGATAAGTATCTTTGA
- a CDS encoding peptidylprolyl isomerase: MQNPIVTIEMENGDIMKAELYPEIAPNTVNNFISLIKKGYYNGLIFHRVIKGFMIQGGCPDGNGMGGPGYSIKGEFSQNGFTNQFKHTKGVLSMARSMAPDSAGSQFFIMHDDAPHLDGSYAAFGKVTEGLDIVDKIAGMKTDWNDRPMKEQKIKTMTVETFGQEYPEPEKC; this comes from the coding sequence ATGCAGAATCCAATCGTAACAATTGAGATGGAAAACGGCGATATCATGAAAGCCGAGCTTTATCCGGAAATCGCCCCAAATACAGTAAATAACTTTATCAGCCTGATTAAAAAAGGATATTACAACGGTCTTATTTTCCACCGTGTTATCAAAGGGTTTATGATCCAGGGCGGATGCCCGGACGGCAACGGTATGGGCGGCCCGGGATACTCTATCAAGGGCGAGTTCAGCCAGAACGGCTTTACCAACCAGTTTAAACACACAAAAGGCGTGCTGTCCATGGCAAGATCAATGGCTCCGGATTCAGCAGGTTCCCAGTTCTTCATCATGCATGACGACGCTCCGCACCTGGACGGTTCCTATGCAGCTTTCGGGAAAGTGACGGAAGGCCTTGATATTGTGGACAAAATTGCCGGAATGAAGACAGACTGGAACGACAGACCGATGAAAGAGCAGAAGATCAAGACAATGACGGTAGAAACATTTGGCCAGGAGTATCCGGAACCGGAGAAATGCTAA
- a CDS encoding lysophospholipase translates to MGEMISSYDGTKLYLNKEVGNGCKAVAVIVHGLCEHQGRYDYFAGLFHNAGIGTYRFDHRGHGRSEGERTYYKDFNELLDDTNVVVDMAIAENPELPVFLIGHSMGGFTVALYGAKYPDKKLRGLVTSGALTVDNGKLITGVPKDLDPHTQLPNELGAGVCSVQEVVDWYGKDPYNTKTFTTGLCYAICDGLAWFEDSIQNFKYPVLMLHGEKDGLVSVQDTYDFFKNAPSADKQMKIYGGLFHEIFNEYCKDEVISDVINWISGRC, encoded by the coding sequence ATGGGTGAAATGATTTCATCATACGACGGCACAAAATTATACCTGAACAAAGAGGTGGGGAACGGTTGTAAGGCAGTCGCCGTCATTGTCCACGGGCTCTGTGAACATCAGGGACGGTACGACTATTTTGCCGGACTTTTCCACAATGCGGGGATCGGAACTTACCGCTTTGATCACCGCGGCCATGGACGTTCCGAGGGGGAGCGCACTTATTACAAAGATTTTAATGAACTGTTGGACGACACCAATGTGGTTGTGGATATGGCGATCGCCGAGAATCCGGAGCTTCCCGTATTTCTGATCGGACACAGCATGGGCGGTTTTACCGTTGCCCTGTACGGCGCCAAGTATCCGGATAAGAAGCTGCGCGGACTCGTAACCAGCGGAGCTCTTACCGTGGATAACGGTAAGCTGATCACCGGTGTTCCAAAGGATTTGGATCCCCATACACAGCTTCCGAACGAACTGGGCGCCGGAGTCTGCTCCGTGCAGGAGGTTGTGGACTGGTATGGCAAGGATCCCTATAATACAAAGACATTTACCACCGGCCTTTGCTATGCAATCTGCGATGGGCTGGCCTGGTTTGAGGACAGCATCCAAAACTTTAAATATCCCGTCCTGATGCTTCACGGTGAGAAAGACGGCCTGGTAAGTGTACAGGATACTTATGATTTCTTTAAAAATGCCCCATCAGCCGATAAACAGATGAAGATTTATGGTGGATTGTTCCATGAGATTTTCAATGAATACTGTAAAGATGAGGTTATCTCGGATGTGATTAACTGGATTTCCGGCCGCTGTTGA